A window of the Podospora bellae-mahoneyi strain CBS 112042 chromosome 6, whole genome shotgun sequence genome harbors these coding sequences:
- a CDS encoding hypothetical protein (EggNog:ENOG503NV0J; COG:Q), with protein sequence METAPASNPDPTGVVHEWKLKHKVEAIRERDSRSGLPLRELGVTWKDLTVSAISSDAAIHENVISQFNIPKKIQESRHKPPLKTILDKTHGCVKPGEMLLVLGRPGSGCTTLLKMIANHRKGYQNVEGDVKYGSMDASEAEKYRGQIVMNTEEELFFPSLTVGQTMDFATRLKIPFQLPDGVQSKEEYRQEMMEFLLESMSITHTRGTKVGNEFVRGVSGGERKRVSIIETLATRGSVFCWDNSTRGLDASTALDYTKAIRALTDVLGLASIVTLYQAGNGIYDLFDKVLVLDAGKEIYYGPMKDARPFMEQLGFVCRDGANVADYLTGVTVPTERLIAPGYEKTFPRNPDQLRSEYEKSNIYQKMIAEYSYPETEEAKEKTKLFQGGVAAERDSHLPNNSPLTVSFPQQVLACIIRQYQILWGDKATIAIKQGSTLAQALISGSLFYNAPNNSSGIFLKGGALFFALLHNCLLSMSEVTDSFHGRPVLAKHKAFAYFHPAAFCIAQVTADIPVLLFQVFIFAIVQYFMVGLTMTAGGWFTYWIVVFATTMCMTACFRMIGAAFSNFDAASKISGLAVKLLIMYTGYMIIRPKMHPWFGWIFWINPLAYAFDALLSNEFKGQIIPCVGPNLVPTGPGYMGLEVGQQACAGVGGAVPGRSYVLGDDYLSSLEYGSGHIWRNFGIVWAFWALFVTITILATTNWKSASEGGPSLLIPREKSKVGLHGARRNKAGDEEAAVDEKGGFSSGSGSETDETLAVKGADAQMQKQEVDLVRNTSVFTWKDLCYTVSTPDGDRQLLDNVQGWVKPGMLGALMGSSGAGKTTLLDVLAQRKTEGVIKGSIMVDGRELPVSFQRNAGYCEQLDVHEPYATVREALEFSALLRQPREVPREEKLRYVDTIIDLLELHDLADTLIGRVGMGLSVEQRKRVTIGVELVAKPSILIFLDEPTSGLDGQSAYNTVRFLRKLADVGQAVLVTIHQPSAQLFAQFDTLLLLQRGGKTVYFGDIGDNAATVKNYFARYGAPCPKDANPAEHMIDVVSGHLSQGRDWNEVWLSSPEHSVVVKELDEIISEAASKPAGYVDDGREFATPLLEQTKVVTKRMNISLYRNRDYVNNKIMLHVSAALINGFSFWMIGDDISDLQMILFTIFQFIFVAPGVIAQLQPLFIDRRNIFEAREKKSKMYSWIAFVTGLITSEIPYLMICGVLYYCCWYYTVGFPTSSKRAGATLFVMLMYEFVYTGMGQFIAAYAPNAVFASLANPFVIGILVAFCGVLVPYAQIQVFWRYWIYYLNPFNYLMGSMLVFAAWDWPINCNPHELARFDPPNGTTCGDYLSTYLEKGYGMAANLLNPDALSECQVCQFKSGSDYLRTINLMEYSYGWRDAGIVVIFVISSYAMVYGLMKLRTKTSKKAE encoded by the exons ATGGAGACGGCACCAGCTTCCAACCCCGACCCCACGGGAGTCGTCCACGAATGGAAACTCAAGCACAAGGTCGAGGCCATCCGTGAACGCGACAGCCGCTCTGGCCTTCCCCTGAGAGAGCTTGGTGTCACTTGGAAAGATCTCACCGTCAGCGCCATTTCCTCCGACGCCGCCATCCACGAGAACGTTATCTCCCAGttcaacatccccaagaAGATCCAGGAATCCCGCCACAAGCCGCCCCTCAAGACCATCCTAGACAAGACTCATGGCTGCGTCAAGCCAGGAGAGATGCTCCTGGTTTTGGGCCGTCCGGGCTCGGGGTGTACGACTTTGCTCAAAATGATTGCCAACCACAGGAAGGGCTATCAGAACGTGGAGGGAGATGTCAAGTATGGCAGTATGGACGCATCGGAAGCAGAAAAGTACCGTGGCCAGATCGTCATGaacaccgaggaggagctcttcttcccctccctcaccgtgGGGCAGACCATGGACTTTGCTACTCGTCTCAAGATCCCCTTCCAGCTGCCCGATGGCGTGCAGTCCAAGGAAGAGTACCGCCAGGAAATGATGGAGTTTCTCCTGGAGAGCATGAGCATCACCCACACCAGAGGCACCAAGGTCGGCAATGAGTTCGTCAGAGGTGTTTCCGGAGGCGAGCGAAAGAGAGTGTCCATCATTGAAACGTTGGCTACAAGGGGCAGTGTCTTTTGTTGGGACAACAGCACAAGGGGTCTCGACGCGAGCAC AGCTCTGGACTACACCAAGGCCATCCGTGCCCTGACTGACGTTCTCGGGTTGGCCTCGATTGTCACATTGTACCAAGCAGGCAACGGCATCTACGACCTCTTCGACAaagtcctcgtcctcgacgcCGGAAAAGAGATCTACTACGGCCCCATGAAGGATGCTCGCCCGTTCATGGAGCAGCTTGGTTTCGTGTGCCGTGACGGAGCCAATGTTGCTGACTACCTCACCGGTGTCACGGTCCCTACTGAACGCTTGATTGCCCCCGGCTACGAAAAGACCTTCCCCCGCAACCCCGACCAGCTGAGAAGCGAGTACGAAAAGTCCAACATCTACCAGAAGATGATCGCCGAGTACAGCTACCCAGAGAcagaggaggccaaggagaagaccaAGCTGTTTCAGGGCGGCGTCGCAGCTGAAAGGGAcagccacctccccaacaacagccccttGACGGTTTCCTTCCCTCAGCAAGTCCTTGCCTGCATCATCCGGCAATATCAGATCCTCTGGGGCGACAAGGCCACCATTGCCATCAAGCAGGGCTCGACACTGGCACAAGCCCTGATCTCCGGTTCTCTCTTCTACAACGCCCCCAACAACTCGTCCGGTATCTTCCTCAAGGGAGGTGCGTTGTTCTTCGCCCTTCTCCACAACTGTTTGCTCTCCATGTCTGAGGTTACCGATTCCTTCCACGGCCGCCCCGTGCTCGCGAAGCACAAAGCCTTTGCCTACTTCCACCCCGCCGCCTTTTGTATCGCTCAAGTCACTGCCGACATTCCCGTTCTGCTGTTCCAGGTTTTCATTTTTGCCATCGTTCAGTACTTCATGGTCGGGCTCACCATGACAGCCGGCGGTTGGTTCACATACTGGATTGTTGTCTTTGCTACCACCATG TGCATGACCGCCTGCTTCCGCATGATTGGTGCTGCATTTTCCAACTTTGATGCCGCCTCCAAGATCTCGGGCTTGGCCGTCAAGCTGCTTATCATGTACACGGGCTACATGATTATCCGGCCCAAGATGCACCCCTGGTTCGGCTGGATCTTCTGGATCAACCCCCTGGCTTACGCCTTTGACGCTCTCCTCTCCAACGAGTTCAAGGGCCAGATCATTCCTTGCGTCGGACCAAACCTCGTCCCAACTGGACCTGGATACATGGGCCTCGAGGTTGGCCAGCAGGCATGTGCTGGCGTGGGCGGCGCCGTGCCAGGTCGCAGCTACGTTCTCGGCGATGACTACTTGAGCTCCTTGGAGTACGGAAGCGGCCACATCTGGAGGAACTTTGGAATTGTCTGGGCTTTCTGGGCCTTGTTCGTCACCATCACGATTctggccaccaccaactgGAAGTCTGCGTCTGAAGGTGGGCCCTCCTTGTTGATTCCCAGGGAAAAGTCAAAGGTTGGGCTTCACGGCGCTCGCAGGAACAAGGCTGGCGACGAAGAAGCGGCCGTTGACGAAAAGGGCGGCTTCTCCTCGGGCAGCGGCAGCGAGACGGACGAGACACTTGCCGTCAAGGGCGCAGATGCGCAGATGCAAAAGCAGGAGGTAGATCTTGTTCGCAACACTTCGGTCTTCACATGGAAGGATCTCTGTTACACTGTTTCTACCCCTGATGGCGATCGCCAGCTCTTGGACAACGTGCAAGGATGGGTCAAGCCTGGCATGCTGGGTGCCTTGATGGGCTCTTCTGGTGCTGGCAAGACCACTCTCTTGGATGTCCTTGCGCAGAGAAAGACCGAAGGTGTTATTAAGGGAAGCATCATGGTCGATGGTCGTGAGCTGCCTGTCTCTTTCCAGAGAAATGCGGGCTACTGTGAGCAGCTTGACGTGCATGAACCGTATGCTACCGTCCGGGAGGCGCTCGAGTTCAGCGCCCTTCTGCGGCAGCCTCGCGAGGTCCCTCGTGAGGAAAAATTGCGCTACGTCGACACCATCATTGACCTCCTCGAGCTGCACGACCTGGCTGACACCCTGATTGGCCGCGTCGGCATGGGTCTGTCTGTGGAACAGCGCAAGCGTGTCACTATCGGAGTCGAACTTGTCGCCAAGCCCTcgatcttgatcttcttggaTGAGCCCACCTCGGGCCTCGACGGCCAGTCTGCCTACAACACGGTCCGTTTCCTCCGCAAGCTCGCCGACGTTGGTCAAGCCGTCTTGGTCACGATTCACCAGCCCTCGGCCCAGCTCTTTGCCCAGTTCGACACATTGCTTCTGTTGCAACGCGGCGGAAAGACGGTCTACTTTGGTGACATTGGCGACAACGCTGCTACGGTCAAGAACTATTTCGCCCGCTACGGTGCCCCCTGCCCCAAGGACGCCAACCCTGCCGAGCACATGATCGATGTGGTGTCTGGCCATCTCTCCCAGGGCCGTGACTGGAATGAGGTTTGGCTCTCGTCTCCCGAACACAGCGTAGTCGTCAAGGAGCTTGATGAGATCATATCCGAGGCCGCTTCCAAGCCTGCTGGCTATGTGGACGACGGCCGCGAGTTTGCCACGCCCCTTTTGGAGCAAACCAAGGTTGTCACGAAGCGCATGAACATTTCCCTGTACCGCAACCGAGACtacgtcaacaacaagatcatGCTGCACGTCTCGGCCGCGCTTATCAACGGCTTCAGTTTCTGGATGATTGGCGACGACATTTCGGATTTGCAGATGATTCTCTTCACCATCTTCCAGTTCATCTTCGTCGCTCCCGGTGTCATTGCCCAGCTGCAGCCGCTCTTCATCGACCGCCGTAACATCTTTGAGGCCCgcgagaagaagagcaagatgTACTCTTGGATCGCCTTCGTCACGGGTCTAATCACGTCTGAGATTCCTTACCTTATGATTTGCGGCGTCTTGTATTACTGCTGCTGGTACTACACAGTCGGCTTCCCTACCTCGTCCAAGCGTGCCGGCGCGACGCTGTTTGTCATGCTCATGTACGAATTTGTCTACACGGGCATGGGCCAGTTCATCGCAGCCTACGCCCCCAATGCCGTCTTTGCCTCGCTCGCCAACCCCTTCGTCATCGGAATCTTAGTCGCCTTCTGCGGTGTCTTGGTCCCCTACGCACAGATCCAGGTCTTTTGGAGGTATTGGATCTACtacctcaaccccttcaactACCTCATGGGGTCCATGCTGGTCTTTGCTGCCTGGGATTGGCCCATCAACTGCAACCCTCACGAGCTAGCCAGGTTCGATCCTCCCAACGGCACCACTTGTGGCGACTACCTGAGCACCTATCTTGAGAAGGGGTACGGCATGGCTGCGAACTTGTTAAACCCCGATGCTCTTTCCGAGTGCCAGGTCTGCCAGTTCAAGTCTGGAAGCGACTACCTTCGCACCATCAACCTGATGGAGTACAGCTACGGCTGGAGAGATGCGGGCATTGTCGTCATCTTTGTCATCAGCTCGTATGCTATGGTCTATGGCTTGATGAAGCTGAGAACAAAGACCAGCAAGAAGGCTGAGTGA
- the MUP1 gene encoding methionine permease (EggNog:ENOG503NVPN; COG:E), with the protein MSKFTGSAPEGDSHDFKEPGTLANSEGGSEVGQLQRASEAKRQIGIVSAVFLIVNRVIGTGIFATPGSILKLSGSVGLSLFIWVAGMLIALAGTAVYLEFGTAIPKNGGEKNYLEYVFRKPKFLTTGLYTGYVVLLGWASGNSVVFGEYILHAAGVEVDRWNQRGIGLACITTAFLIHATSVKWGIRLQNLLGTIKVIIILIIVVAGWVALAGHVKLPDDEKPHNFTDAFEGTTGSAYGVVTALYNVIWSYIGYSNANYALSETKNPVRTLKIAAPLAIGVISVLYMFVNIAYFAAVPKDEILAAQRLVAASLFRNVFGGTAERALSVFVALSAFGNVLSVIFSQGRLVQELGREGILPYSRFWASNRPFNAPTAGLFEHWAVSVIIMLAPPPGDAYNFILNLISYPLAIINTFVALGLIYLYLNRKAWNWNPPISATLPVVIFFFLSNIYLVIAPFVPPEDGQNIYDELPYWLHCVVGFGIIFAGGVYWVIWAKILPKIGGYELDRVTLYDEIDGWERSVFVKRPIDKTQ; encoded by the exons ATGTCCAAGTTCACGGGATCCGCCCCCGAGGGTGATAGCCATGACTTCAAGGAGCCGGGCACCCTCGCCAACTCCGAAGGGGGCAGCGAAGTGG GTCAACTGCAGCGCGCCAGCGAAGCCAAACGCCAGATTGGCATCGTCTCTGCAGTCTTTCTGATCGTCAACCGGGTTATCGGCACTGGCATCTTTGCCACGCCCGGCTCCATCTTGAAGCTTTCCGGCAGTGTCGGTCTGTCGTTGTTCATCTGGGTTGCCGGCATGCTGATTGCCCTTGCCGGCACGGCTGTCTATCTCGAGTTCGGCACTGCCATCCCCAAAAACGGAGGCGAGAAGAACTACCTCGAATACGTTTTCCGCAAGCCAAAGTTCCTCACCACTGGCCTCTACACTGGCTACGTTGTTCTCCTTGGTTGGGCCAGCGGTAACTCGGTCGTCTTTGG cgAGTACATTCTCCATGCTGCCGGCGTCGAAGTCGATCGGTGGAACCAGCGCGGCATCGGGTTGGCttgcatcaccaccgccttcctgATCCACGCCACCAGCGTCAAGTGGGGGATCCGCCTGCAaaacctcctcggcaccatcaaggtcatcatcatcctcatcatcgtcgttgcCGGCTGGGTCGCTCTCGCCGGCCATGTCAAGCTTCCCGATGACGAGAAGCCCCACAACTTCACGGATGCGTTTGAGGGCACCACTGGATCTGCCTATGGTGTTGTGACGGCCCTCTACAATGTCATCTGGAGTTACATCGGCTACAGCAACGCCAACTATGCCCTCTCCGAGACCAAGAACCCAGTCCGCACCCTCAAGATCGCCGCTCCTCTGGCCATCGGCGTCATCTCAGTCCTCTACATGTTTGTCAACATTGCCTACTTCGCCGCCGTCCCCAAGGACGAGATTCTCGCTGCCCAGCGCCTGGTGGCTGCTTCGCTCTTCAGAAATGTTTTTGGTGGCACTGCCGAGCGCGCCCTTTCCGTCTTTGTTGCCTTGTCTGCCTTTGGCAACGTTCTGTCTGTCATCTTTTCTCAGGGGCGTCTGGTTCAGGAGCTCGGCCGTGAGGGTATCCTTCCCTACTCCCGCTTCTGGGCCAGCAACAGACCTTTCAACGCCCCCACCGCGGGTCTGTTTGAGCACTGGGCCGTCTCGGTCATTATCATGcttgcccctcctcccggcgATGCCTACAACTTCATTCTCAACCTCATCTCGTACCCcttggccatcatcaacacttTTGTCGCTCTTGGCCTGATCTACCTCTACCTCAACCGGAAGGCGTGGAACTGGAACCCTCCCATCTCGGCCACCCTGCCCGTTGTcatcttctttttcctcagCAACATTTACCTTGTCATTGCGCCATTTGTACCCCCCGAGGATGGTCAGAACATATACGACGAGTTGCCATACTGGCTTCACTGTGTTGTCGGCTTTGGCATCATTTTCGCTGGTGGGGTGTACTGGGTCATCTGGGCCAAGATTTTGCCCAAAATTGGCGGCTATGAGCTCGACAGAGTGACGCTGTATGATGAAATCGACGGGTGGGAGCGCAGCGTGTTTGTCAAGAGACCCATAGACAAAACGCAatga
- a CDS encoding hypothetical protein (EggNog:ENOG503P5TF): protein MKLRHLGLVCACVRLISGHRLEKPAPLPLATRIVTQFPNPTWIENIAVRSNGDLLITELLPKPILYTIVNPASSAPQVRLLRDFSAEEPPVEGLTGIAEASHDVFVFVGGSTTNISFHAWSVNFTSAAHNPSTTTGPIIKKIAELRDVKLPNGVATIPGFPSSVLIADSLAGLAWRLDILTGKSIVAAKTLEMGVPSNETDLSKRVGINGIKVHGGFLYFSNSNSRSIYRVKVRKDGTRDPSVHAQLVGRLPENVSFLDDFAVTSHGGKGATVFGTTSSDNRLWAFVQGKSPVVVAGELDKLTLAGSTAASFGRGKRDRDILYVVTSGGVGKPLNGSLIEGGKVAAVDLRTFCPSILIG, encoded by the coding sequence ATGAAGCTACGCCATCTCGGTCTTGTTTGCGCTTGCGTCCGCCTTATCTCTGGCCACCGCCTCGAGAAACCAGCACCTCTACCACTCGCCACGCGGATTGTTACCCAGTTTCCCAATCCGACATGGATAGAAAACATCGCTGTCCGGTCGAATGGTGACCTCCTCATTACCGAGCTCCTTCCGAAACCCATTCTCTACACCATCGTAAATCCTGCCAGCTCAGCTCCACAGGTCCGACTACTCCGTGACTTTTCTGCCGAAGAACCCCCTGTAGAAGGCTTGACAGGCATCGCCGAAGCATCGCATGACGTGTTCGTCTTTGTCGGTGGCAGCACGACAAATATTTCATTCCATGCTTGGAGCGTCAACTTCACTTCCGCAGCCCACAATCCCTCAACAACTACCGGTCCTATTATCAAGAAGATTGCCGAGCTCAGAGATGTCAAGCTTCCTAACGGCGTTGCCACCATTCCCGGCTTCCCGTCTTCCGTGTTGATTGCAGACTCTTTGGCCGGTCTGGCCTGGCGCCTGGACATTCTGACAGGAAAGTCCATCGTCGCTGCAAAGACTCTCGAGATGGGGGTTCCCTCAAACGAGACGGACCTCAGCAAGAGAGTTGGCATCAACGGCATCAAAGTGCATGGTGGATTTCTGTacttcagcaacagcaactcaAGATCCATCTATAGGGTCAAGGTCAGGAAAGACGGCACACGAGACCCCAGCGTCCATGCGCAGCTAGTTGGCCGCTTACCGGAGAACGTGTCGTTCCTGGATGATTTTGCAGTTACCAGTcatggtggaaaaggggcaactGTATTTGGGACAACCTCTTCTGACAATCGGCTGTGGGCATTTGTGCAGGGGAAGAGTCCGGTGGTTGTTGCCGGCGAACTGGACAAGTTGACATTGGCGGGCTCGACAGCAGCCTCGTTCGGGAGAGGGAAACGTGATAGAGACATCCTGTATGTAGTCACAtcgggaggggtggggaagcCATTGAATGGAAGTCTAATAGAAGGGGGAAAGGTCGCGGCGGTAGACTTGAGGACCTTTTGTCCATCCATTCTGATCGGGTAG
- a CDS encoding hypothetical protein (EggNog:ENOG503P1H8; COG:I) — MHPKPRHRVLDVILRINPLVLATGRTKYQVVFQEFSQKFAQRFWLPVYGALQIRIMQTLSLKRAAAVAAHPSSLKLNKRLARISILILSFTLSVALFAWTKQHDRHSQRSWLSGLLHRAKYGGQRETPFYPHDTTTSFSPVSFPADQVENLSTKDMCASFPHYLIREHIQPVLKMGHGENRDMINAQLNSVSACFHPDELLIFSDFPETLPNGHQAVDILHNLPQRYRMINDTPEAQPEPDFAAYEAMYDLFRAGNLTAENNPTMKNKRTGWRLDKYKFLAQVERAWTERKNKDWYFFYESDTFVSWDNVFRFLSTLGPNKALYMGSPSPGRRDPKTDEETWFANGGPGYVLSRGAMRVLFEKRPSSRETGVWTEEPFLLKYINVVRTDPCGDAILGWVLWLVGIRLSGFFPSFNTYALHSLPYTQRLWCQSFLTMHKLSPKEMVRLWRWEYGNRKLGRPLMYADLFESFFLPEIEEADARNNWDNTNWDRLARGSDVYVDSVEECREACEKKTSCLQYHWNGKQARKCVLMPFVTLGRANDPETAVKKEGGEERFVYTSGWIKPRIKSWAKEHPCAIPDWLSPSTERHY, encoded by the coding sequence ATGCATCCCAAACCGCGCCATCGTGTTCTCGATGTGATCCTTCGAATCAACCCCTTGGTCTTAGCGACAGGACGCACAAAGTATCAGGTCGTCTTCCAGGAATTCTCTCAAAAATTTGCACAAAGGTTCTGGCTGCCTGTCTATGGTGCTCTGCAGATACGGATCATGCAGACGCTTTCACTGAAGCGTGCTGCGGCGGTGGCTGCACACCCTTCcagcctcaagctcaacaaaCGCCTTGCCCGCATTTCTATCCTTATTCTTAGCTTCACTCTATCTGTGGCTCTGTTTGCTTGGACCAAACAGCATGACCGGCACTCTCAGCGATCCTGGCTCTCAGGGCTGTTGCACAGAGCAAAGTATGGTGGACAACGGGAGACCCCCTTTTACCCTCACGACACAACAACCAGCTTTTCACCCGTGTCTTTCCCTGCGGATCAAGTCGAGAACTTGTCCACCAAAGACATGTGTGCTTCCTTCCCCCACTACCTCATCCGAGAACACATCCAACCAGTCTTGAAGATGGGCCATGGCGAAAACCGCGACATGATCAATGCCCAGCTCAACAGCGTATCCGCCTGCTTCCACCCTGATGAGCTCCTCATTTTCTCAGACTTCCCAGAGACGCTGCCAAATGGCCACCAGGCAgtcgacatcctccacaacctTCCGCAGAGGTACAGGATGATCAACGACACCCCCGAAGCCCAGCCAGAGCCCGACTTTGCTGCCTACGAAGCCATGTACGACCTCTTCCGAGCCGGGAACCTGACTGCCGAAAACAATCCGACGATGAAGAATAAAAGGACCGGGTGGAGGTTGGACAAGTACAAGTTCCTGGCGCAGGTAGAGCGTGCTTGGACCGAGAGGAAGAACAAAGACTGGTATTTCTTTTATGAGAGCGACACATTTGTCTCGTGGGACAATGTGTTCCGGTTCCTGTCAACGCTCGGTCCCAACAAGGCGCTGTACATGGGGAGCCCTTCCCCGGGCCGTCGCGATCCCAAGACAGATGAGGAGACTTGGTTTGCCAACGGAGGTCCGGGTTATGTGCTTTCGCGGGGCGCGATGAGGGTCCTGTTTGAGAAGAGACCTTCGTCGCGGGAAACGGGGGTGTGGACAGAAGAGCCGTTTCTCCTGAAATACATAAATGTTGTGAGGACAGACCCGTGTGGTGATGCCATTCTGGGTTGGGTGCTATGGCTCGTAGGGATACGGCTCAGCGGCTTCTTTCCGTCGTTTAACACGTATGCACTACACTCACTACCATACACACAGAGGTTGTGGTGTCAAAGCTTTTTGACTATGCACAAGCTAAGCCCAAAAGAGATGGTCCGGCTTTGGAGATGGGAGTACGGAAACAGGAAGCTGGGTCGGCCGTTGATGTACGCCGACTTGTTCGAGAGCTTTTTCCTGCCGGAGATTGAAGAGGCCGATGCGAGAAACAACTGGGACAATACAAACTGGGACCGGCTGGCGCGTGGCAGTGATGTATACGTTGACAGTGTGGAGGAGTGCCGCGAGGCCTGCGAAAAGAAGACTAGCTGTCTCCAGTACCACTGGAATGGCAAACAAGCCAGAAAGTGTGTGTTGATGCCCTTTGTCACACTGGGGCGAGCAAATGATCCCGAGACAGCGGTGAAGAaagagggcggagaagagCGATTCGTTTACACCAGTGGCTGGATAAAACCTCGCATCAAGAGCTGGGCCAAGGAGCATCCTTGCGCGATACCTGACTGGTTGAGTCCCAGTACTGAAAGACATTATTGA
- a CDS encoding hypothetical protein (EggNog:ENOG503NYQV; COG:K), which translates to MGRKRACDACHKRKIQCEPAHPSCDWCKHHDLECTFDREIRPRKRGVSKKPSSTRLNNRPSPHAPEETLTRKLQPLEALLTDPLTAPAPLSSSTNAFSPCRDPEGLPPPSPVSGSRPCFGKLHFAGYHLGEISSYNGVPHFSTTGREWIRSRAGQAPVFPAVWDDDEVDHGAPQLGKEDVLPPIEEPPSLPDRAVTDRYLAFFGTSHFRLVFPVLDTVLFEEIIDTAYGLGSPGPHELLVAKTCVFAFLCMVTLFVGSESPVVPPIEGDVMAAKAQHLLPAALRRDFTLTSLQTMIMLTMYQLFAGRVQSSVICLSLTCRIMFMLGAHTIANPWSSSSPASRAPKLLRKLFWLTYNFDKELSLRTGQPPCIPDEHCDLSLPPNYSLTQYLDRYMQVDHDDETMIPSLPGDLRLTLIKSKTCQLLYSAEALRKTDAELLRNIRELDDELEKWRLSVPLKHRPALSISRHVGVNKALSEAHDTVRTIVINFEYHYLVATIHRATGRCRAWGAHGEVVPGEEMKGVSSSLALSVEASRSTLLYLRSALPVLMAPEVFCMMLFYPMSAVLNLFCSVLLNPLEPQAEADVALLDSAPEMIRNMRIKQVAKNEMLQLKLAEEFITELSRLSRCAIVEAARRHGVMDIDGGG; encoded by the exons ATGGGGCGCAAGCGGGCTTGCGATGCGTGTCACAAGAGAAAG ATTCAGTGTGAACCCGCCCATCCCTCCTGTGACTGGTGTAAACACCATGACCTCGAATGCACCTTTGATCGTGAGATACgcccgaggaagaggggcgTGTCCAAGAAGCCATCGAGCACAAGATTAAATAACAGACCGAGTCCTCACGCACCTGAAGAGACCCTGACCCGCAAGCTGCAGCCGCTCGAGGCTCTGTTGACGGACCCTCTGACCGCTCCAGCGCCGCTGTCCTCTTCCACAAACGCCTTCTCCCCGTGCCGAGATCCCGAGGGTCTgcctccaccgtcccccgTATCTGGCTCCCGGCCCTGTTTCGGCAAGCTGCACTTTGCCGGGTACCACCTTGGCGAGATCAGCTCGTACAACGGAGTTCCGCATTTCTCGACCACGGGCCGGGAGTGGATTCGCTCCCGTGCCGGCCAGGCCCCTGTATTTCCTGCCGTGTGGGATGACGATGAAGTTGACCACGGTGCGCCGCAGCTGGGCAAGGAGGATGTGCTGCCGCCCATCGAGGAGCCGCCGTCCCTGCCGGACAGGGCCGTGACCGATCGAtacctcgccttcttcggcACCTCTCACTTCAGGTTGGTGTTCCCTGTGTTGGACACTGTTCTGTTTGAGGAGATCATAGACACCGCCTACGGCCTGGGAAGCCCCGGTCCCCATGAGCTTCTTGTTGCCAAAACCTGTGTCTTTGCCTTTCTATGCATGGTGACCTTATTTGTGGGCTCCGAATCGCCGGTAGTGCCGCCAATAGAAGGAGACGTGATGGCTGCAAAGGCTCAGCATTTGCTCCCAGCCGCGCTGCGTCGTGATTTTACTCTGACTAGTTTGCAGACCATGATAATGTTG ACCATGTACCAGCTCTTTGCCGGGCGGGTTCAGTCCTCTGTCATAtgtctctccctcacctGTCGCATCATGTTTATGCTGGGCGCAcacaccatcgccaacccttggtcatcctcttcgccgGCGTCGCGGGCGCCAAAGCTTCTCCGCAAGCTCTTTTGGTTGACCTACAACTTTGACAAGGAGCTCTCTCTGCGTACTGGCCAGCCGCCTTGCATCCCAGACGAACATTGCGACCTGTCGCTGCCGCCCAACTATTCCCTGACTCAGTACCTCGACCGGTATATGCAGGTCGACCACGATGATGAGACCATGATCCCAAGCTTGCCTGGCGACTTAAGGTTGACGCTCATCAAGTCAAAAACATGTCAGCTGCTCTACTCGGCCGAAGCCCTTCGCAAGACAGACGCCGAGCTGTTGCGGAATATACGAGAACTCGACGATGAGCTGGAAAAGTGGCGGCTCTCTGTCCCGCTCAAACACAGGCCCGCCCTTTCGATTTCCCGCCATGTGGGAGTCAACAAAGCCCTGAGTGAAGCCCACGACACTGTTCGAACCATTGTCATCAATTTTGAGTATCATTACCTGGTAGCCACCATCCACCGCGCCACGGGAAGATGTCGGGCTTGGGGCGCTCATGGCGAGGTGGTGCCTGGTGAGGAGATGAAGGGCGTCAGCTCTAGTCTGGCTCTGAGTGTAGAAGCTAGCCGTTCTACGTTGCTCTACCTGAGGAGTGCGCTTCCCGTGCTGATGGCGCCAGAGGTATTCTGTATGATGCTGTTCTACCCCATGTCAGCAgttctcaacctcttctgcAGCGTCTTATTAAACCCCCTGGAGCCACAAGCGGAAGCTGATGTCGCATTGTTAGACTCGGCGCCTGAAATGATCAGGAATATGAGGATCAAGCAGGTTGCCAAAAATGAGATGCTGCAGCTCAAACTAGCTGAAGAATTCATCACTGAACTGTCCAGGCTCAGCCGGTGTGCTATTGTCGAGGCCGCCAGAAGACATGGAGTTATGGATATCGACGGGGGAGGGTAA